CTATTGCAGAATTCATCAGTTAAGAAAAGTACAAATAGCATACTATAGGCAAAGAAACAGAAAGGAAACAGCTAAGGAAACAGAGGAAGTCTTGGGGGAATTGTGCAGTGTTTCTGACTGGCATCAAATTCTGGCTGAGAGATTAGTTGGATTTCAACTTCAACTTAGAGTTTTCTTTCCCGGCAGGGGGGTTGTTCCTGTGTGCTTCTCAGGGTCCCATCTGGGGTGCCAATCTGTTCCCCGATCTTTAGATTGTTTATTAAttgtattgattacttaagaatccccagtaTTTAATTTGAGGGTTTAtgggttcttgtcccaagatcgggcccagtattatttaaattgttataTAGTTGGGAACTGCGATGtccacagttgcaacactcacactataggaactcctttatattttcaaatactgTTTATTAATACACTTAGCACAACCATGAACACCCCAACTCactaaggtagatagagatactaaagaatgtacatctgcacatccatatactcacacaaTTTCTTGTAGGACAACCTGAAGTGCTAGCCATTAACTTCCTTATCAtcatcaccttccccatcatcaccagtggccagggccagctttagggcgattcacccgattcccccgaatcgggccccgcgcccctaagagggccccgcaatgtCCCTAAGGACCCTCTGCTGATGTGCCGCTGAAGGCACCAGCAGCCAATTGAGTTGCCGCCAAAGTCCCGCTGCTGTCTTCGGCGGCAACTCTTTCAAATCGGGACCCGCAGTGCCTAAAGCCGTCTCTGCCAGTGGCCATCATTCCGGCACCTCTCAAGGactgagattctgtggcctgcgttgtgcaggatgtcagactagatgatcataatggtcccttctgaccttaaagtttatgagtctatgagactacATCTCTCTCTCATACTGCCCCTAGCCTGcaatgccacttttataatatgttacgctCATGCTGTTATGTTTGATACATATTCAGTAGGAGATTTCCTCTCTTtgccttatttgtatttcctcaccttattaatgttggagtgtcttcttcctataggttagtatatcaatgatctcaacttgTTATCATATATGTCTATTCGTTACCATGGCCCTTTTGTAGTTGggtatcacatttgttatttctgtccttactggttatttcagttctttccaagttgtggtgtacctgttacgTTTAAAAGGGTATGAACTTAGGAAAGCCCCTATGCCAACCGACTTCAATGCATCCTCTGTGTTAAAGGTCGCAGCCATATATGGGCCTTATGCTTTAGCTCATTACCATCTATCTAAGTGAAAGGTCCAAAATATATGTATGCTAACCTTGAGTTAGAACAACACACAGGATGTGGCTTGAGGTCActtgtgttacagccaaaatatactctaatataaACTTATTATaataacacaaataattaaacccataagaaaataagaaacttgTGAGAAAAGCAAGGAGGACAGTCTTAGATGTATCTCACGTATCTGTTACATATGTCAGTTTCTTTTTAGGACACTTCTGTGATTGAAATCATGTACATATGTACCTGTGGCCAGACCTTCCCCTTAAACTCTATCTTCAGCTCCCAAAATACTTGGAGTTTTCCAAATAGTTGGGCTGTTTATCTGTGCAAAGATTATCTGTTCAAAAGTCATAGGCCTTAAGCCTTATGATAACATGCTGAGGCTAATGACTTACGGGATACAGgtctgtaggtttcttgcatcaCTGCTGAATGTAATACAAATTAGCATCTcatgcaaagcagtgaatatgAAAATGGTAAGGTGGCCCACTGGGCTACAAAGAAAGGGGAGTTTAATAGTATTATATGAAATTCATGCACATCACCTGTTACATGAGCATGGTTAAAATAAGTTGCACACTCAACTGGATATTAGTGCAAACCTAGTGTTTTCACTATTAAGCCGTCTGAAGTAATTGTCAGTGTTAGCTGGTAACTCGCCAAATATCACTGAACCTTGATAGGGAGAGGATGCAGGTCCTGTGGGGATAAAGAGAAGCCTGTAGGATGACTGAATTCTGTGGATTCAGTCAAATTTGGCCaggcaaagcacttcagcttctCTTGGAGGGATTCTTGGGGGTCAGAGTGTATCATTGGGAGCATTTGGTAACGGAAAGTGAATAGAACTCGGGTCTGATCTAATTTAcgcatgtaaatctggagtgatgcAGTTGAAGTCAATGTTAGTGAATTCAGAACCTGTCCCTAAGAAATTTTCCCATTTGTTGGAAAGAGACAGTGGCATAATTTGGATTCTCAagagtggagaaaataaataaataaatacaatgagGCAATGGAACATGTTTATAAATAGCTTAAAAGCAGGACACATAAATATAGTGGCCGTTTTCAGTGCTCttgccatgtgtttgtacagatgTCATGACGCAACAGGCCACACTCAGAAGTGCAGGGCAGAAAGGGTGTCTGTGTAAAAGTCACAATGGTAAAATCACACAGTGCTCAAGTAGGCTGCGAGACTCCCAGCAACAAGATATCAATGGGGCCAAGAGCTTAAcaggattcaaagagggactgggTGTTTATATGGGTAACCAGAAAATCCAATTACAGTACtgaggattgtttttaaaaaagtctggaAGGGCTCTAAaccttcctgatttacaccacaaaATATGTGTAACTAGTGGGTGtcaggaggaaactttccctggaAGCAGGTTATCTCATAGCTGCCTATTGAAGGGCTTCTTCTACCTTTCTCTCCAGCATCTGGAActggctactgggctagatggactacagGCTGCAATGCCTATCTTCCTACCAGTGGTGTACATCCAGGACTATGTTTTTGATGATCTTCCTTGAGATCCTGGGAGTCTCTAGACTTGCACTCAGAGCAGAAAGATGTCTCATTAAACATCATctagtctcctgttctttttcctttcaggaaggAAAGTTGAAAACTCCTCGGACCTGCCCAGTACATCatgtcagctgtcaatgacaccGAATTCAGCTTTGCAGTGTTCATTCTCACCGGGATACCTGGGAAAGAAGACGTCCACCTCTGGATCGCTATCCCCTTCTGCTTAATGTATGTTATTTCGATAGtaggaaattcagtcattctgttcattataaaaacagatccaagcctccatgaacccatgtacatttttctttccatgtTGGCCATCACAGACCTTGGCTTATCGGTAACCACCATACCGACGATACTGGGCATATTCTTGTTCAACTCTAGGGAGATCAGCCTCGATGCCTGTTTTGCTCAGCTGTTTTTCATCCACTCGCTTTCATACATTGAATCATCCGTGCtcttgttgatggcctttgaccgcttTGTTGCGATCTGCAACCCCCTAAGATATGCTTCCATCTTAACCCTCCCAAGAATAGCCAAGATGGGACAGCTGTTTGTGCTAAGGGCAGTGGCCCTAATATTCCCACTGCCCTTTCTCCTGAAACGGTTCCGATACTGTCAAGCTAATATCCTCTCCCATTCCTTCTGTGTGCACCAAGAGGTCATGAAGTTAGCTTGTTCAGATATCACAGTCAACAGCATCTATGGCTTGTCTATTGCACTCTTAACAGTGGGGTTAGACTCGCTGCTCATCTGcctctcttatgtgatgatcctcaGAACAGCGTTGAGCATCACATCACACATGGAGTCCCTCAGGGCCCTGAATACCTGCGTCGCCCACCTCTGTGCTGTCCTGCTCTTTTACACACCAATGCTCGGCTTGCCTGTGATACATAGATTCGGGAATAGCTCTTCTCACTCGCTTCAGATTGTCCTGGGATATGTATACCTGCTGGTCCCGCCCCTGATGAATCCAATCGTGTACAgcgtgaaaagcaaacaccttcgtgTGAGGATAATCCGGGTGTTCTTCAAGTGACAGGTCAGTTCATCACCTGGCTACGGCACTAGTGACTTAGGAGACAAAAAACACGGACCACAGCCACCTATTCCATCCAGAACCGTTACATCTGAGATGATATGAGCTACTTATCTCCACTTCATAGAGAGGTTCAGATGAGGTCTTAGCCCTGGCACAATGGGAGATAGATGTCCCCATCCACTGGTGAAGGAGGACAgtgcaatgggggaaggagaccaagggATGCAGTGACATGTACAAAGTTATTGTATTTCTGGAGAGACAGGGGACTGGTGGGATGTTGGCCCATAAACAGCTGTATCTTTGGCTGCTCTGACTTCACAATTCCTGTTGATAAAGTTAATAAAGAGAATGGATG
The DNA window shown above is from Trachemys scripta elegans isolate TJP31775 chromosome 1, CAS_Tse_1.0, whole genome shotgun sequence and carries:
- the LOC117872164 gene encoding olfactory receptor 51G2-like; this encodes MSAVNDTEFSFAVFILTGIPGKEDVHLWIAIPFCLMYVISIVGNSVILFIIKTDPSLHEPMYIFLSMLAITDLGLSVTTIPTILGIFLFNSREISLDACFAQLFFIHSLSYIESSVLLLMAFDRFVAICNPLRYASILTLPRIAKMGQLFVLRAVALIFPLPFLLKRFRYCQANILSHSFCVHQEVMKLACSDITVNSIYGLSIALLTVGLDSLLICLSYVMILRTALSITSHMESLRALNTCVAHLCAVLLFYTPMLGLPVIHRFGNSSSHSLQIVLGYVYLLVPPLMNPIVYSVKSKHLRVRIIRVFFK